The following nucleotide sequence is from Fibrobacter sp. UWP2.
CGCAAGCCTCCATGCGCCCGCGTCGCAAATGAGGCGGTCCTTGTCGTCATCGTTGTTGGGGACGCCCTTGGCGACAACAACGCCGTCGTTCGCCTCGGTGCAGCCGTCCAACTTGAATTCCGTCTGCCAGAACCGGGTCACGTACTTCTCGAACGCGGGCACGGAATCGGAAAGCTTCCAGGACTTCACGTTCGCGCGGAAATCGGACAATCGGCCGTCAAGGTCCGCGTTCATCGCCCAGTCGGCGATGACCTTGCGCATGGACTCGTCGTCCCAGGTTCCGTCCTTCTCGAGGTTCGCCGCGAAGCCCGTGATGAAGTCGGAGAGCTGGCTCACCGAGCCGTCGCGCTGCATCATGATGGATACGGCGAGGAGCGCCGCGTCGGCTTCGCTGGAGCCCGCGATATTCAGGTCTTCGGAGTTCTTGAACCCGGCGGAATTTATGTGGAACGCCGCAAAGATTTCTTTTTGAGCCTGTTTTTTAGCGGTGGCGAAACGCTCGCCCATGTTCTTCACCAGATGGTACACGCGGTCGTACTCCAGGTGCGTGAGCAGGTTCAGGTTCGCCGAGGTGTGCGTCGTGAGGTCGGTCAATGCGTTCAGCGTAATCTGCGACTCGGAGTTCTCACCCGTGACCTCGTTCTTGTAAAAGCCCGTGGCGGTGAGGCTCACGTACTGCGACTTGAGCATGCCGCCGCGCAGCTTGAACTCGCCGTCGTCGCTGCCGATCTTGCCCTCGTAGGTGATGTTGGATTGCGTGAGGGTGCGACCGTTTTCGAGGCCGCGCACCGAGACGGGAGTCCCCTTGAGGAACGGTCCTTTTTGCGAGTAGCCTGTGATGCTGTCGAGCGAGGTCGCTACCGCTTCGGAGTCCGCAGCGGCGGTGTCCTTGAGGTCCTTGCCGTTGGCTCCGTTCTTGCCGTCACTTCCGTCCTTGCCGTTTAGTACCACGCCGATGGAGTCGCCGTTACAAACAATCTTCATGCCGCTCCCGTCCTGGAGCGCTTCCGTGGAGCACGACGCGCCGCTGCCGATTATCGTCCACTCCTCCTCAGAGCAGACCCTGAGCTCGTTCTCGCTCTTGACCCAAACGTACGCCCCTTCGTTGTCGGTGGTACATTCCGGGAGGCTGTCCAAATCGACGACCAGGTCAAGGGTGCCGTCTTCAAGAATGTTATTTGTAGTCTCGTTGGTGTCGCCGCAGGCGACAAGGAGGGTGACGATGCCACAAACCAGAGAAAGGGCTATTTTTTGCATATAAACCTCTTGTACAAACGTAAAGTAAATTTTCGCTACACAAAAGTCAATACGTAAAAAGCACCTCCACGCCAGAAGAGCCTAAAAAAGTACGCACTTTTCGCAGGTGGCACCTGCGGAGGCGGGGTCGCCAAAGCGGCGCTCGGGATTGGGGCAATGCTCCTCGGTGCCATCGGGCATCACCCAGATGTCGTTCTCAAAGAGGTTGCACGGCTTGGGAACCTTGCCAATTATGAACAAACTGCCTTCGCTTCGCACCTTGCTGGACCGGACGATTTCGCGCAACTCGCCAATCATTTTTTCGTCGATCCCATAAGCTTCGCGCAGGCGTTCCCCGCAGCCGAGGAACACGGGCAAGTTCCACTTGACGCGATCGACGTTGACGCCTTCGGCCCAGCGGAGCAAATCGGCAACCGAAGCGAGCATCTTTCTATGGAGCGTCACCTGGAGGCACACCGTTCCCTGTCGCCGCAGCGAAAGTAACCTTTCCACGTTCCCGCGCCAGCGTTCAAATGCAATGCCCGGCATCATTTCGTTAAAGGTAGTCTCGTCAAAGCCCATGCAGCTCACCTTGATGTCGCGGCAGGCCAAAAGAAGGCGGCCCATTCCCGCTTCGCTTCCCCACACACCCGGGAAAGACCCGTTCGTCGTCAAGTTGAGGGCGACGCCTTGACCCGCGCAATAATCCAACAAATTTTCAAAGTACGTATAAAGTAACGGCTCGCCCATGGTACTCGGGATGACCTCAAAGGGCTTGACACGGTCAATGGCAGCCTTTGCCACGGCCCAGGGCATTTCGCCCTTGCCAAACGCACGGCCCCGCTGGTTCAAAAAGCACAACGGGCAGCGCAGGTTGCACTTGTCGGGATTCGTAACCAGCGTGAGGCGCATTTTAAAAGCCCGATTACTTCCTTAAAAACTTGATGGCAGCCATGCCCGCTGTGGCGCCCTGTCCCACGGCTACGGCCACCTGCAAAATGCCGCCGGTGCAGTCGCCCGCCACATAGAGTCCGGGGACGGTCGTCATGTAGTCCTTGTCAAACACAATGGAGCCGTTCTCGAAGGCGGCTCCCGCCTTGCGCGCGAGGTCCAGGGCGTTTGCGCTACCGAGCGCCACGAACATTCCGTCAAACTTGGACTCAGAGCCATCCGCAAACGAGACCCCCTCCAAAGAGTCTGTCCCAAGCAAGCCCTTGAGGGGGCGCTTGTCGACCTTCACCGTTTCGGGAAAGTTCGCCGTCAATTCGGCGCCGTTGGTCAAGAGCGTCACGCTGCCCACCACGGGCAAAAGTTCACTGCACTCGTGCAGCGCATACTCGCCGGAACCGAGCACAGCGACATCCTTGCCACGGTAAAAGAAGGCGTCGCAAACGGCGCAGTAACTCACGCCGTGGCCTTCCATCTCGGCCATGCCGGGCAGGGGCTGTTTTTTGCGGGCAGATCCCGTCGCCATAATGCAAGCGCGACCGCGGTACTCGCCCTTGAGCCCCATCGCCACGAATTCCTTGCCGTCAAAGAGCAAATCCGTCAGTTCGTCGTCAGCGAATTTGGCACCCAGGGCGGTCGCCTGCTTTTTGCCGACCTCGGCGAGTTCCGCCCCAGAGAGGGGCCTCTCGAGGCCATAATAATTTTCAATCATGTGCGCCTTGGAAAGCGCTCCCGTGTCCTTGCCCACCAAAAGCACGTCCAAGTTGCTGCGCAGGGCATACAAAGCCGCCGAAATCCCTGCCGGTCCATAACCAATAATCAATACATCTGACATAAGTACCTCCTACACAAAAATACGAATTTATTTATCTTATTGACAACATCAAGGAATTTTTATTTATGCAGCGCTACACTCCCCGCGATCTTTTTGTCGAAGTCGGCTACGGTCCCAACTTTGCGGACCAGCTTATACAAAATGCCTATAGCAAGTTATTCGAAGGTGACCCCATTGACGAACGCATTTGCTTTGAGGCGGGAAGCGACATGGCCTACATCATCGACATCGGCCACGACGACATCCGCTCCGAGGGCATGAGCTACGGCATGTTCATCACGGCGCTTACCGGCCACGAAGAGCTCTTTGCCAAACTGTGGAAGTTCGCCAAGCGCTACCTGCGCAACAACGAAGGCCCGCACAAAGGGTTCTACTCCTGGCAGGTCTCCACGACGGACTTCACCATGATGGATCCGGGCGCCGCACCTGACGGCGAAGAGTACATTGCCGCCGCCCTCCTCATCGCCGCCAAAAGGTTCAACCGCGACGACTACAAGCAGGAGGCCCTTGAGCTCATCAACTGCATGATGGACAAGCCCGTGAACGAGCTAGTGGGGCCCATGATCGACCACGAGCGCATGCTCATCAAGTTCTCGCCGGTGCTGGGCAACGACTTTACCGACCCCAGCTACCACACGTTTGCCTTCTACCGCGCCTACGCCGAGGCTACCGGCGACGACCGCTGGAACCAGATTGTCAAAAACAGCCTCGAGTACATCCAAAAGGCGGCGCACCCCGAGACCGGGCTATGCGGCGACTACAGCGAATACGACGGAACCCCCAAAGCCATGCCCTGGTTCCCCGAGAGCAACTGCTTTAGCGGCGACGCCTGGCGCGTCGCCCTCAACCTGAGCGTGGACTACGCCCTCTTCCGTGGCCACGACTGCGAAAAAGAAATTTGCACCCGCCTGCTCAACTTCTTTGAGGCGCGCCGACCGTACCTCTCGGACTACGCCACCGACGGCACCCCCTACCCCCGCCAAGGCCGAAACGCCACCCCGGGCATCATCGCCATGAACGCGGCGGCCTGCCAGGTGCTGCAAACCGAAGACCCGCTCATGAAGCCTTTTGTCAAGGACTTGGCGGCGCTCTCGGTTCCCTACCGTTTTTGGCGCTACTACGACGGCATGCTCTACATCATCGGGCTCCTCGCCACCGCGGGCAAAATCGAGATTTAGCGCGCTCTTTTTTATTACCGCATCGGCAATTTTTTGTTTATATTACATATAAAGGAGATTTATATGCAGAACAGAATTTTGCCTATTTGCCTTACCGTCGCCGCAGCTTTCGCCTTCACCGCCTGTGAAGACATACGCGAAGAAACCTACCCCAACGGGAACATCCGCTTCCAGACCACCTACGTCAAAGACAAAAAAGAGGGCATGGAAAAGGAGTTCTACGAGAACGGGACGCTCAAGCGCGAAACCGAATACAAGAACGACCGTCGTGAAGGCATGACCAAGGACTATTACCCCGACGGTACTCTGCAAGACGAAATTCCCTATGCGGACGGCTACATCGAAGGCATCGTGAACCGCTACCACAAAAACGGCAAACTCGCCTCCAGCGCTAACTACAGCCAAAACAAGCAGGTGGAATTCGGCAAGTACTTTGACGAGAACGGCGACCCCGCCACCAGCGGCAGCTACAAGGACCCGCGAGACGGTTACGCTTACGAATGGGTGCGCATTGGCGACCAGCTGTGGACGGCCGAGAACATCAACTTCGCGACCGCCGCGGGCTCCCTCTGTTACCAGTGCAACCACTGGGGAAGACTCTACGATTTTGAAAACGCACAAAAGGCTTGCCTTGGCGGCTTCCATATGCCCACCAAAGAAGAATGGCAAAAGCTCCTCGACTTTGCCGGCAAGGACCCGGGCTTAAAGCTCAAAGCCGGCTACGGCTGGGATCCCATCAAGGGGACAGCCGTCTACGGCAATGGCAAGGACGAATTCGGCTTTGGTGCCAAGGCCGGCGGCGGGCACTTCGCCAAGAGCGATGTTGCCCTCAAAGACCGCAAGCTGCAGGATGCCGGTCAAAAGGCCTACTTCTGGACAAGCGAGGGCGAAGTCCTCGTGTTCGTGACCGACAAGAACACCGCCAAGTTCGAGAAGTTCAATCCCGAATTCGGCGCAAGTTTGCGCTGCCTAAAGGATTAGTAAATAGTGGTTAGTAAACAGGAAAAAATCGCCCCGGCCAAACCGGAGCGTTTTTTAATTTCAAGTGCGAGCGGTCTCTGTGAGCCGTAGGCGACTCGTATCAACGAGTCGTCAAAGGCGAGAGCGAGCGCCAGCCCTGTACTTGTTATACAGATTCTAGCGCGAGCGGTCTCTTCCCTTACGTCGTATATTCGGCGTTGATCTTCACGTAGCCGTAGCTCAAGTCGCAGGTAAACGCGCTTGCGGATGCCTGCCCGATGTTGAGCACGAGCGTCACCTTGTATTCACGCTGGCGCACCACGGCATGCAAGGCCGCAGTCTGTGCCTCGTCGAGCTGGAGCGGGCGCCCGCCTTCCAAGACCTTCACGTCACCGAAATACAGGTCGGTGTGTTCTGCCACCATGTTGCAGCCGCTGGAACCCGCGCTGCTGAGGATGCGGCCCCAGTTCGGGTCTTCACCGAACATTGCGCACTTCGCGAGGTTAGATGTCCCGATAAAGCGCGCCATGCGGAGTGCTTCCTCGTGGCTTTCGGCCTTCTCGATACGCAGTTCGATAAGCTTGGTGGCACCTTCGCCATCACGCACGATGTCTTTTGCGAGGCTCTGCATGATGAGCATGAGGGCAGCACGGAACTCGCCCTGTTCGCTGAGGCTCAGGTCCTCGTAACGAAGCCCGCTCATCCCGTTTGCGAGCATAATGCAGGTGTCGTTTGTGCTGGTGTCGCCGTCCACGGTAATCGCGTTGAACGAGTCCGCAATATCGGCACGGAACTCCGCAAAAAAGTCAATAGGGAGAGAAATGTCCGTCGTAATAAAGGCGAGCATCGTCGCCATGTTCGGATGAATCATGCCGCTGCCCTTGCAGGCACCGCCAATCGTCACCACGCCCTTCTCCGTGTGGATTTCCACGGCATGGCTCTTCAAGGCAAGGTCGGTCGTGAGGATGGCTCGGCCAAATTCCTCGGAAGCATCGGCGTGGAGTTTCTCGACGAGTTTCGGGATACCCGCTTCAATCTTGTCCATCGGCATCAGGTGACCAATCACACCCGTGCTGCACACGAGCACACTCTTCGGGGTAAGGCCAAGAGCCTCCTCGGTCATCACGGCCATACGCTCGGCATCCTTGTAACCCTGTTCGCCGGTACAGGCATTGGCGTTACCGCTGTTCACCACGACCGCCGTCGCAAAGTGTGCATGCTCCAGGGCAGCCTTGTCGTAAAGGACCGGGGCGGCCTTCACCTTGTTGGTGGTAAACACGGCAAAGCAACGTGCCGCCTTTTCACTCTTCAAGAGTGCCATATCCGCATTACCGCTAGCCTTAATGCCAGCGCAAATTCCAGAAGCGGTAAATCCCTTGGGGGAGCAAACGCCGCCATTATCCAATAAATTGTACATACAATCTCCTAAAAGATGCCATAAAATTTATTAACTTATAGAGCATGGAAAAGATCAAGTTTACACAAGAAGCTTACGACAAGCTCGTCAAAGACCTTGAAAATTTAAAAAATATGGAGCGTCCGCGCGTCCTCCAAGAATTGGTCGACGCCCGTGCACAGGGTGACTTGAGCGAAAACGCCGAGTACCACGCCGCCAAGGAAAGGCTCTCCTCCATCGACAACATCGAGATGCCCAGGCTCCAGGACCAGTTGGCCCGTGCCGAGGTCGTCGCCTTTGACCCAAACTGCGAAAAAATCAGTTTTGGCGCCAAGGTCTCCCTCCTCAACCTGAAGACCAAGAAGAACGTGAACTACCAGCTGGTGTCTCCCGAAGAAGCCGACGCCCTCAACGGCAAAATCAGCTTCAAAAGCCCCATCGGCGCCGCCCTCACGGGCAAAAAGAAGGGCGAGACCATCGAAGTCACCACCCCGAGAGGCGTGAACAAGTTCCAAATCGTCGACTTCAGCTAACCTTTAAGCCATGATCCTCACTCTCATCGGCGAAGACAACTTTACCAAGGACAAGTGCGTAGAGAAGTTCCTATGCGACACTCTCGGCGACCGCCGAGACGACCCCTTGGCCAAGCAAATCCTGTTTGCGACCGATACGAACATCCCCTCTATCGCCGACGCCGTCATTACCGCCTGCGACTCGGTGTCAATGTTCTCCCCCGAGCAGGTCGTGGTCGTCCGCAAGGGCGAAGCCCTCAAGGCGGACGACGTTAAGAGCCTTGCCAAGTGGCTCTCCCACGGTCCACAGTGCAAGCTCCTCATGGAATTCGAGAAGCTGGATGCCCGCGGGGAACTGTACAAGACACTCGCCAAGGTGGGCGAAATCCAAAAGTACGAAGTCCCTAAGCAATACAAGATGGCAGAGTGGATTGCCGCCGCCATCCCCACGCACTTCAACAAGGCGATTGACCGTGACGCCTGCCAGTACCTCGCCGACGCCCTCGGCACCGACACCAAGCTCGTAAGCGAGGAAATCGAGAAGGTCCTGCTTTTTGCACCCGACTGCCCCAAGATCACGCTGGAACTTGTTCGCACGATGATCGTGCCCCAGCGCGAGATGGTCTCTTACGAAATCAACGACTCCTTCGGTATGCGTGACGCCAAGACCTATACCCGCATGTTGAACGAGATGCTCAACAACGGCGTAAGCGCTATCCAGATCGTGGGCTCGCTCTACCGCTATTCCGTGGACCTCTTGAACTTCTCGACTCTCCTCAGCAAGGGGATGCAGGCAAAGGATGCCGCGGCGGCCATCGGCAAAAACGACTTCATCTTCAACGTGAAGGGCAAGGCTCCCCAGTGCGCACGCAATTGGGGCAGGCCACTCCTTTGCCGCGTAATTCGTCGCCTGGCCGACCTCGACTACGAAATCAAGAGCGGCCTATGCAGCACACGCATTGCGCAGGAGCTCGCCCTCGCCTCCCTCGTGGTGCGATAAGCGAATCTTCTGCAGTTACACTTCCAAAAAAAATCAGACAAAAAAACCTCCACAAATGTGGAGGCTTTTTTAAACTTGCGTAGCAGAGAATTACTGCCAGTCGCCGCTTTCTGCGGCAGGAGCTTCGGGGGCGGGAGCCTCGGGAGCGGCGGCAGGAGCGGGTTCCGCTTGCGGTGCCGTCTGGGCAGCCGGAGCAGGTTGAGCAGCCGGTTGAGCGGCAGGAGCCGGCTGGGCAGCCGGGGCGGCCTGCGGTGCTTCCTTCTCTTGACCTTCAACCACAGCGGACGGTTCCGAAAGTTCCACATCGCCAATGTAGTTGCGGATGATTCGCGGCGTCACAAAGATCACAAGGTCCTTTTTAATAACAGAATTACGGCTATACTTAAATAGATTTCCAATCAATGGAATATCTTTGAGGAACGGAATGCCTCGTTCTTCTTCTTGATTTTCATTACGAGTCAAGCCACCTATCACAACCGTTTCTCCATCAGCCACAACAACTTTTGTCTTCGCTTCTTGGGTACTAATAACAACCTCACCCTTTTCATCATAGCTATATGAATTGTTTTCAGGATGCAAATCAAGCAAAATACGATTATCGCCAGAAACATGCGGAGTCACTGTGAGCTTGATACCCGTTTCCACAAGTTGTGTCGAAGATTCACCATCATCGTCAATCACGCGGATCGAGACCTTGTCACCCATGAACACTTGGGCTTCGGTGTTGTCGAGCGTCGAGACTTGCGGACTCGCAAGCACTTCCGTAGAAGCATCACCCATCAAGCTGGTAATGGCAACCTGGAGGTTATTGTCCAAAAGGCTTGTAGTAATAGCCGTTGAAGCTTTATTAACTGCCGGAGAAGCGCCATTATTCGGGAAGGACTGAACCACAGCACTAGTACGAGTTGAAGCCGCAGCACTTCCCGTTGCCGTTCCGGCAACCCCTGGAGTTAGTGCCGTATTGCCCATCGTCGCCGTCCAGTCCACACCTAACTCACGAGCCAATTCACTACTTACCACAACGAGCTTGGCAGTAATCATGATTTGCAGCGTTTCCACATCCAATTCCGCTAAAGCGTTGTTCATTTGCTCAATCTTGTCTTCGGTATCGTACACAATAATCGAGTTGGTGCGTTCCACCGTGGTAATGCGACCACGACCGCTCTTCATGCTTTCAAGCACCTTCACCAGTTCCTCGGCCTTGGCGTGGTGCACCTGGAAGTTCTTACGTACCAGCGGAGCCGATTCGGCGACCTGCTTTTCTTCGTCAGCGAGTTTCTTTTGCTTTGCCAGGTAGGTGCTGGTGCGCTGGATCATGATGTACTTGTCCTGGATGACCCAGGTCAGTTCGTTCATGTTACAGACAATGTCCAGCGTTTCTTGCCAGGTCTTCTTGGTCACCTTGAGGCTCATCTTGCCCTTGACTTCGGGAGCAAGCAAAATGTCGACACCGGCAACCACCGAGACAGAGCGGAACACGGCTTCGAAGTCCATGTCCACAAAGTTAAAGTCATACAGCTTCTTGTTCGGGGCAACCGACCCTTCGGCAGGCGCAGCCCAGACAGTAGCGAAACTCGCCACCATAAGAAGAATGGTCAGAATTTTTGTCAGCTTTTTCACTTTTGACCCCCAAATTTATCGGGAAGACCCATGGAGTAGCGACGGCTCACACCGAATTCTTGAATAAGGAAGAGCACGTCTGTTTGTGTAATTTTAAGAACTTTACCATTGAGAATCTTGTCGCCTTCCTTGAGCGTATAAGACACGGAAGGATTCTTGGATTCCACTAGAATAGCCATCGGCACATCGGATTCCCAAATGATGCCCACCAGTTCCACCTGGTCAATGTTAATGCCTTCTTCGACAAGGCCCTTGATTTCGACAAACGGATCACGACGACCAAACGAGCTGTATGTCACGCGATCCTCGTACAAGCCATCCAACTGGCTTCCCTGAGTCGGATTTTCACCCGCGAGATTTTCACCGCGTTCCTTGTCAATCTGTTTCAAGCGCTCCGCCTGCACAGAAGAAAGTTCATCCATGTAGCTCACCGCGCGTTTGTTCACAAAGCCAACGCGGCTGCCCGACTGCACCTTGCAATACAGGCCGGTCAAATCCAAATTCACAAGGCGGTCGCCAAACACCAAGCGTTGCAACACCTGGGAGTTTTCGTTCGGAGCCGCATAAAGTTCAATTTCATCGGCAACCACAATCAGTTCGCGCACAACCGGACGCAGGTGGAAGGCCTGGGAGCTAGACACAATTTTCTTGCTGTCCTTTTCAAAACGGCTCACAAAGGATTCAAAATTGGGACGTTCTTCTTCGACGCTCTTAATCCAGTTGCGGACAAAGATTCCATCGGGGCGAGCCGACCAGAACACAAATCCATCCTTTTTAACGGCTTTTTCGGCCACCTGCAAAATAAAGGCGCCCTCTTGCACAAGCATTACCGGCTTGGCTCCGGGCTGCAATTGGACTTTGAGACCGTTGGCGCCCCACGTCACGGCGCGTACCAGGGAGCCTGCGCCCACCTTGAATACAGGGGACTTTTTAGGGCCAGCAAGACCGATTGTGTAAGTCGAAGCCTTGTCGGGGCCAGAGACGTTCTTAATTTCGACCGGGCTGTCAGCCTCCAGGCGGAACTGTTCCATGCCGGAACCGATCAAGACGGTCATCTCTTTTAAGTTCGGGAGCAGAGCCGAAATTTTACCGCCTTCCTTGAGCGCCTTTTCCAAAGCCTTTTCTTCTTCGGCAAGGCGTTTTTCCTCTTCCTTGGCGGCTTTCTCGGCAGCCTTCTTCTCTTCGGCCAAGCGCTTCTTCTCTTCGAGGGCGGCCTTTTCGGCGGCTTTCTTCTCTTCGGCAGCCTTCTTTTCGGCGGCCTTCTTCTCTTCGGCCAAGCGCTTCTTTTCTTCGAGGGCGGCCTTTTCGGCGGCTTTCTTCTCTTCGGCAGCCTTCTTTTCAGCGGCCTTCTTCTCTTCAGCCAAGCGCTTCTTTTCTTCGAGGGCGGCCTTCTCGGCGGCTTTCTTCTCTTCGGCAGCCTTCTTTTCGGCGGCCTTCTTCTCTTCGGCCAAGCGCTTCTTTTCTTCGAGGGCGGCCTTCTCGGCGGCTTTCTTCTCTTCGGCGGCCTTCTTTTCGGCAGCCTTCTTCTCTTCGGCTAAACGCTTGGCTTCTTCCTTCGCCGCTTTTTCGGCAGCCTTCTTGCGTTCTGCAAAAAGCTTTGACAAGGTCCAGGCCTTGCCCTTGTTTCCCTTGAGTTTCAAAAGGAAGTTGGCGTCGTCAAGAGCGATTTCATTTTTGTCAGAGTTCAATGCCGGTCCCACAGTCATCTCGATCTTCAAGAAATCCATACCGCGGTACGGTTCCTTGAACACGCGCATGGAACGAACCATTTCGGCAGCGGCGTCTATATCGTAAGAACCCTCGCCCAAGGCGAAATCAGTTCCCGAAAAGCCCACCGTCAATTTTTGGGCCTTGGCATCGTACTTTTGGTAAAAAGTCGGTAAATCCTTGTTCGACGCAAACTGGAACACCACCGCACAATTCTTGGAATCACAACTGTAGCGAACATCCTTGATTAGCGCTGCATTTGCCGCCACCGCCACGAACAGGAACAAAGGAATGAATTTATTCATAATCATTACTGAGCCTTCTTGGATGTATAGGTGGTCAAGTTAAACGTAACCGACATGGTAATCGGCGTCCAACCGTGTGTCTCGGCCTTCTGCAATTCCGCAGCAATGCCCGAGTAACGGCTCAACCTTAAATTCGAGATTGCGGTCGGGTAATTGAAGTTCGCGATTTCGGCGAACAGGTAACCCAGCATGTGGTAACCCGAATTGACCGCAATAGAGTAACGATTCTCTATGTAGTGTTCCTTGGGAGAGCTTCCCTCGGGGTTGAATTTTTGGATTTGAACGCCGGAGCTGCGCAACACAGAATAAAGATCCTGCAAACGCAGCGGGATTTTTTCTTCTTCTGGGAACATTTCCTTCAGTTTCTCAAAATCCTTTTCGGCTTGAACCAGCTGGAGTTCCAGCTCCGCCACGCGATGTTTTTTGGCGTTAATCTTGTCGAGTTCCGTCCGTGCCGAGCCAAGATCGCGTTCAAGGCGTTCACGTTCCACCACGAACGGGTCCCACATATAAGTATATACGCAGTAACCCACGGCAAGAATCAAAAGGATAATGAATATGGCGTATACGTTCTTTTTGTCTTTAAAGTCTATATTGCCCATACTACCCCTCCAAATCCTTTTTCAGGACAACCTTGATGGTAAAGTTGTATGCTTCTTCACCATCAACCTTGGTAGTAGCGATTGTCACCAGAGAAACCTTTTCGACACTCGCCTGCTTTTCGAGTTTTACCATGTATTCGGCAACTTCGGAGAAGTCAAACGTGGTGCCCTTCATTTCCAAGTCAAATTCGTCCATTTGACCGATGCTGGTAATCCACATGTTGGGAGGAAGCACCGAAGAAATATTCTCAAAGAGAATGACCCAGCGTTTTTTGCTGACCTGGATGCTCTTGAGCGCATTGATCTTGGTATTGATAACGGCTTGCTTTTGTTCCAAGTCGCCAATCTTGGTCAGGAGCGGACGCTCGCGTTCCACTTCCTCTTTTACACTCTGCACCTCTTGTTCCAAGCCGTTAATGGTCTCGGTAATAAACGCCTGCACCATGGCCACCGAAACGATGGCGACAATCAAAGCCACCGTCGGCCAAATCACACGGCGGTCCGTAATCCAAGAGAAATCCTTTTGCTTTTTTCGATACTCCGGAGGGAGGAGGTTAATCGAAATGCAAAGCGCTTTCTTTTCTGCAGCTTTTGTTTTTGTCTTTTTTGCCGCCATTAGAACTTCCTCATCGCGAGTCCCAGAGCAGGGGCATAAATGTTAGATAAACCGAGCGAAATACCGCCCTCACCAAAGACCTTGGCGTCGCACTCCACATAGCGGAACGGGTTCACCGTATCGGTCTCTATGCCAGTGCGCTCGGCAATGTAAGCCTTGAGTCCAGGAATGGAGGCGCCGCCGCCACCCAGCAAAATCTTGCTCAGTTCACTGGAATCTTCCGAAGACGAGAAGTAGCGGATACCGAACTCAATCTGGCCCATCAAGTCTTCAAAGGCGATCTTCAAAGTTTCTTCAACTTCGGCTTCCGAAAATCCATCCACGATAGACATGTCGCCTTTTTCAAAAATCTCGTGGCACTTGGCGGCATCGACACCCAAGTGCGTACACAACTTCGCAATCACCAAATCCAGCGAACCGCCGGTCATGGCACGCATCGAGTGGAACTTGCCGTTTTGAACAAACGCGATGCTCATCTTCTTTTCGCCAATGTTCACAATGGCTGCGGTCTGCTGGGCGTCCTCGGCAGAGGCGGTCGCCATGTACGAGTTGACCAAGCCAAAAATATCGACGTCCATCGCCGAGAGCTTGAGCGACCTGGACTTGAAGAACTGCGCCCAGGAGTCCAACAGGGCGTTCTTGGCGGCGACGACGTTCGCCGTGACCTCTTCGGCGTCACGAGATTCCACTTCGTAGTCGATGACGTTGTCCTGGTCATCGAAAGGCGGACGGGACTGCGCGGTCTGGAGAATA
It contains:
- the greA gene encoding transcription elongation factor GreA, whose amino-acid sequence is MEKIKFTQEAYDKLVKDLENLKNMERPRVLQELVDARAQGDLSENAEYHAAKERLSSIDNIEMPRLQDQLARAEVVAFDPNCEKISFGAKVSLLNLKTKKNVNYQLVSPEEADALNGKISFKSPIGAALTGKKKGETIEVTTPRGVNKFQIVDFS
- a CDS encoding NAD(P)/FAD-dependent oxidoreductase: MSDVLIIGYGPAGISAALYALRSNLDVLLVGKDTGALSKAHMIENYYGLERPLSGAELAEVGKKQATALGAKFADDELTDLLFDGKEFVAMGLKGEYRGRACIMATGSARKKQPLPGMAEMEGHGVSYCAVCDAFFYRGKDVAVLGSGEYALHECSELLPVVGSVTLLTNGAELTANFPETVKVDKRPLKGLLGTDSLEGVSFADGSESKFDGMFVALGSANALDLARKAGAAFENGSIVFDKDYMTTVPGLYVAGDCTGGILQVAVAVGQGATAGMAAIKFLRK
- a CDS encoding glycosyl hydrolase family 8, giving the protein MQRYTPRDLFVEVGYGPNFADQLIQNAYSKLFEGDPIDERICFEAGSDMAYIIDIGHDDIRSEGMSYGMFITALTGHEELFAKLWKFAKRYLRNNEGPHKGFYSWQVSTTDFTMMDPGAAPDGEEYIAAALLIAAKRFNRDDYKQEALELINCMMDKPVNELVGPMIDHERMLIKFSPVLGNDFTDPSYHTFAFYRAYAEATGDDRWNQIVKNSLEYIQKAAHPETGLCGDYSEYDGTPKAMPWFPESNCFSGDAWRVALNLSVDYALFRGHDCEKEICTRLLNFFEARRPYLSDYATDGTPYPRQGRNATPGIIAMNAAACQVLQTEDPLMKPFVKDLAALSVPYRFWRYYDGMLYIIGLLATAGKIEI
- a CDS encoding radical SAM protein, with the translated sequence MRLTLVTNPDKCNLRCPLCFLNQRGRAFGKGEMPWAVAKAAIDRVKPFEVIPSTMGEPLLYTYFENLLDYCAGQGVALNLTTNGSFPGVWGSEAGMGRLLLACRDIKVSCMGFDETTFNEMMPGIAFERWRGNVERLLSLRRQGTVCLQVTLHRKMLASVADLLRWAEGVNVDRVKWNLPVFLGCGERLREAYGIDEKMIGELREIVRSSKVRSEGSLFIIGKVPKPCNLFENDIWVMPDGTEEHCPNPERRFGDPASAGATCEKCVLF
- the argJ gene encoding bifunctional glutamate N-acetyltransferase/amino-acid acetyltransferase ArgJ; translation: MYNLLDNGGVCSPKGFTASGICAGIKASGNADMALLKSEKAARCFAVFTTNKVKAAPVLYDKAALEHAHFATAVVVNSGNANACTGEQGYKDAERMAVMTEEALGLTPKSVLVCSTGVIGHLMPMDKIEAGIPKLVEKLHADASEEFGRAILTTDLALKSHAVEIHTEKGVVTIGGACKGSGMIHPNMATMLAFITTDISLPIDFFAEFRADIADSFNAITVDGDTSTNDTCIMLANGMSGLRYEDLSLSEQGEFRAALMLIMQSLAKDIVRDGEGATKLIELRIEKAESHEEALRMARFIGTSNLAKCAMFGEDPNWGRILSSAGSSGCNMVAEHTDLYFGDVKVLEGGRPLQLDEAQTAALHAVVRQREYKVTLVLNIGQASASAFTCDLSYGYVKINAEYTT
- a CDS encoding FISUMP domain-containing protein; the encoded protein is MQNRILPICLTVAAAFAFTACEDIREETYPNGNIRFQTTYVKDKKEGMEKEFYENGTLKRETEYKNDRREGMTKDYYPDGTLQDEIPYADGYIEGIVNRYHKNGKLASSANYSQNKQVEFGKYFDENGDPATSGSYKDPRDGYAYEWVRIGDQLWTAENINFATAAGSLCYQCNHWGRLYDFENAQKACLGGFHMPTKEEWQKLLDFAGKDPGLKLKAGYGWDPIKGTAVYGNGKDEFGFGAKAGGGHFAKSDVALKDRKLQDAGQKAYFWTSEGEVLVFVTDKNTAKFEKFNPEFGASLRCLKD